Proteins from one Candidatus Nitrospira nitrificans genomic window:
- a CDS encoding porin, with amino-acid sequence MKRWWCAVAVCAFGLGLILQTNPAQASVEDLLYEKGQITKEEWLKLKAEHEREDAIMAEKASIKKWFDKISIRGYVQARYTYLPGDKSIRSEYDNTIRDNAGFAFRRVRLVFSGDVTDWLSFYIQPEFAGSVPGTTGDQSNHFVQLRDAYADIFMPVPFLFFEEKELRVRAGQSKVPFGFENLQSSQNRTAFDRADGLNSAVQGERDLGFFIYYTPKETRKLFKKLVDSGLKGSGDYGVLGIGVYNGQTINVNDRNDNKHIVVHATYPMELPYGQIIQFGVDAYRGTFNVGTPSGTGLAATPALINNGNILDERIGVHFVLYPQPIGFQAEWNWGNGPQLNVAQTAIGEGDIQGGYIQGMYKWDVNKPWLTSLIPYVRYQEYGGGKKHRTNSPFNVVREWEVGMEWQIAKAVEFTIAYVRSRRTDTQTAPYNIREGDIVRTQLQYNF; translated from the coding sequence ATGAAGAGATGGTGGTGCGCGGTCGCCGTATGTGCCTTCGGTCTCGGGTTGATCCTCCAGACCAATCCGGCACAAGCCAGCGTGGAGGATCTCCTGTATGAGAAGGGACAGATCACGAAGGAAGAATGGCTCAAGCTCAAGGCCGAGCACGAACGAGAGGATGCGATCATGGCGGAGAAGGCATCGATCAAGAAATGGTTCGATAAAATCAGTATTCGCGGGTATGTGCAAGCCCGCTACACGTATCTTCCTGGAGATAAGTCCATACGGAGTGAATATGATAACACCATTCGTGATAATGCGGGTTTTGCCTTCCGCCGCGTCCGCCTCGTTTTTTCGGGCGACGTAACGGACTGGCTGTCATTTTATATTCAGCCCGAATTCGCCGGCTCCGTACCCGGCACGACCGGGGATCAGAGTAATCACTTTGTCCAACTTCGTGACGCCTATGCCGATATTTTCATGCCTGTGCCTTTCTTGTTCTTTGAGGAAAAGGAATTGCGGGTTCGTGCAGGGCAATCGAAGGTTCCGTTCGGATTTGAAAATCTGCAGTCCAGTCAAAATCGAACGGCGTTCGACCGCGCCGACGGGCTCAATAGCGCGGTGCAGGGCGAGCGTGACCTCGGGTTTTTTATCTACTACACGCCGAAGGAGACTAGAAAATTATTCAAAAAGTTGGTCGATTCAGGTCTCAAGGGATCTGGGGACTACGGCGTCTTAGGCATTGGTGTCTACAACGGCCAGACGATCAATGTGAACGACCGCAATGACAATAAACATATCGTCGTCCATGCCACCTATCCCATGGAACTGCCCTACGGTCAGATTATCCAGTTTGGCGTCGATGCGTACCGTGGCACGTTCAATGTTGGGACTCCCTCCGGCACCGGTCTCGCCGCAACTCCCGCACTCATCAATAATGGGAACATCCTCGACGAGCGAATCGGGGTGCATTTCGTGCTCTATCCGCAACCCATCGGGTTCCAAGCGGAGTGGAACTGGGGCAATGGTCCTCAGTTGAACGTCGCTCAAACAGCCATTGGGGAAGGGGACATCCAGGGCGGCTATATCCAGGGGATGTATAAGTGGGATGTAAACAAGCCGTGGTTGACCAGCCTTATTCCCTATGTCCGTTACCAAGAGTATGGCGGTGGGAAAAAACACCGCACCAATTCACCATTCAATGTCGTCCGGGAGTGGGAAGTCGGGATGGAGTGGCAAATCGCAAAGGCCGTAGAGTTCACGATCGCTTATGTCCGAAGCAGACGTACCGACACGCAGACTGCTCCCTATAACATCCGTGAGGGCGATATTGTCCGGACACAGTTGCAGTATAACTTTTAA
- a CDS encoding PstS family phosphate ABC transporter substrate-binding protein: MNISAAKSGLTCIALLGSLVSAIPSVNADDAIVLDSALKGYIKVSGVSGNVNSIGSDTLNNLMTLWAEGFRKQYPSVKIQIEGKGSSTAPPALIEGTAQLGPMSRAMKNTELDAFERKFRYKPTAFPVAIDALAVYVNKDNSVQGLTMTQVDAIFSKTRRFGAQQNLDRWSQLGVTGELAASPISIYGRNSASGTYGFFKEYALKNGDYKDEVKEQPGSASVVQGITEDQAGIGYSGIGYVTSGVRVLPLAQKEGAPFVAPTQTNALNGSYPLWRHLLVYVNKMPNKPLDPLVKEFIKFIYSKEGQSIVIKDGFFPLPQSVIEKELAKVE; this comes from the coding sequence ATGAACATCTCGGCTGCCAAGTCTGGTCTCACCTGCATCGCCCTTCTTGGATCTCTTGTGTCTGCAATCCCATCGGTCAATGCCGACGACGCCATCGTGCTGGATTCAGCGTTAAAAGGTTATATCAAAGTCAGCGGGGTATCAGGGAATGTCAACAGCATCGGCTCTGATACGCTCAATAATCTCATGACGCTGTGGGCCGAAGGATTTCGCAAGCAATACCCGAGCGTCAAAATTCAAATCGAAGGGAAGGGATCGAGCACCGCACCCCCGGCTTTGATCGAAGGGACTGCGCAACTGGGCCCAATGTCCCGCGCGATGAAAAATACCGAGCTTGATGCCTTCGAAAGAAAATTCAGGTATAAACCGACCGCATTTCCAGTCGCCATCGACGCGCTGGCCGTCTACGTCAACAAGGATAATTCTGTCCAAGGACTCACGATGACGCAGGTCGATGCGATCTTCTCGAAGACGCGTCGATTCGGCGCGCAGCAAAATCTCGATCGGTGGAGTCAGCTCGGGGTTACGGGCGAATTGGCGGCTTCGCCCATCAGCATCTATGGCCGTAACTCAGCATCCGGCACCTATGGATTTTTCAAGGAGTATGCACTCAAGAACGGCGACTATAAAGATGAAGTCAAAGAGCAGCCAGGCTCGGCTTCCGTGGTGCAGGGTATCACGGAAGATCAGGCCGGGATCGGTTACAGCGGGATCGGCTATGTGACCTCCGGCGTCAGAGTGCTGCCCCTGGCTCAAAAGGAGGGGGCACCTTTCGTGGCTCCCACGCAGACAAATGCCCTGAACGGGTCCTATCCCCTCTGGCGGCATCTGTTGGTGTATGTCAACAAAATGCCGAACAAGCCGCTCGATCCGCTCGTAAAGGAGTTCATTAAGTTTATTTACAGCAAGGAAGGCCAATCCATCGTCATCAAGGATGGCTTCTTCCCACTCCCGCAGAGCGTGATTGAAAAGGAATTGGCGAAAGTCGAATAG
- a CDS encoding ABC transporter permease subunit, which yields MTVPPFTPMPVLQGEPSPGRDSVPTPALVGGLFSRRQIRSITDGLTNVIIKTGGISIILCILGMCIFLVKEVVPLFQPSYATPAEPITLSPLDRPSASALIGVDEHQELAYVLRGDALEFVFLGDAGSAAHSPSRSLLPGGSVTASARAFGKGHSLAVGTEDGRVIPVAIEFTQDFQGNERSIAPSVTVGIPMVAAPTPQPITKMAYQSADSDVRIATLLQDQHLWLTTSRTASRPDGTAEASISQVDLTPHISGRVTAITLASRAELLAVGTEEGKVYHFDLREPEKPGLVEISQVSEGSDAITALAYLMGDRSLVVGGASGQIAVWMPVREHAATNATHMTRIHRFAPHQRAVTDITISQRDKGFITTDAGGEIRLHHSTSEQTLLTLAPQQGALRSTYFSPKADGLVGLAENNRLVHYHISNPYPEITLATLFSPVMYEGYDRPELVWQSSSGSDDFEAKFSLTPLIFGTIKGTFYAVLLAVPLAVLAAIYTAMFMHPNLRAKIKPTIEIMAALPTVVLGFLAGLWFAPVLERNFPAMTGMVLMMPLVIALSSGLFLLLPASLKHRVRPGAEALLMVPIIIAVVWGCLETSAWWESFLFDGHFKPWIQTHLGLNYDQRNAIVVGVAMGFAIIPIIYSISEEALSNVPKNLIAGSLALGATRWQTLTHLVLISASPGIFSALMIGFGRAVGETMIVLMATGNTPIMDWSLFNGFRTLSANIAVEIPEAPHGGTLYRTLFLAGLLLFIATFLLNTVAELVRQRLREKYSQF from the coding sequence ATGACAGTTCCCCCTTTCACTCCGATGCCGGTGCTTCAAGGAGAGCCGTCCCCAGGCCGGGATTCCGTCCCGACCCCGGCCCTGGTGGGCGGACTGTTCAGTCGACGCCAAATCAGATCGATCACGGACGGGCTTACCAACGTCATCATCAAGACCGGTGGGATCAGCATCATCCTTTGCATTCTCGGAATGTGCATTTTTCTGGTGAAAGAAGTCGTCCCGCTCTTTCAGCCGTCCTACGCCACCCCGGCCGAGCCGATTACACTCTCTCCGCTTGATCGTCCTTCCGCGTCTGCGCTGATCGGTGTCGATGAACATCAAGAGCTTGCCTATGTGCTCCGCGGTGACGCACTGGAGTTTGTCTTCTTAGGGGACGCCGGGTCCGCGGCACACAGTCCATCGCGCAGCTTGTTGCCGGGCGGCTCGGTCACAGCATCGGCGCGAGCATTCGGGAAGGGGCACTCGCTCGCCGTGGGCACGGAAGACGGCCGCGTCATCCCCGTGGCGATCGAATTCACTCAGGACTTCCAAGGGAACGAACGTTCGATCGCCCCGTCCGTCACGGTCGGGATTCCGATGGTTGCCGCGCCAACTCCGCAACCAATCACCAAGATGGCGTATCAGAGCGCGGACTCCGACGTTCGGATTGCCACGCTGCTTCAAGACCAGCACCTCTGGCTGACCACGAGTCGAACCGCATCCCGCCCCGATGGAACCGCTGAGGCTTCGATCTCACAGGTTGATCTCACACCCCACATCTCGGGCCGGGTTACGGCGATCACCCTCGCGAGTCGGGCGGAGCTTCTCGCTGTCGGCACGGAAGAGGGCAAGGTCTATCATTTCGACCTCCGAGAACCGGAGAAGCCCGGTCTTGTCGAGATAAGTCAGGTTTCTGAAGGAAGCGACGCGATTACCGCGCTGGCCTATTTGATGGGTGACCGGAGTCTTGTGGTCGGCGGCGCATCCGGGCAGATTGCCGTGTGGATGCCCGTGCGGGAACATGCTGCGACGAATGCAACCCATATGACGCGTATCCATCGGTTTGCCCCTCACCAGAGGGCGGTCACCGACATCACGATTTCCCAGCGCGATAAGGGATTCATCACCACCGATGCCGGGGGAGAAATCCGTCTGCACCATTCGACGTCCGAACAAACGTTGTTGACGCTTGCTCCACAACAGGGGGCGCTCCGCAGCACCTATTTTTCTCCAAAGGCGGATGGCCTGGTCGGTCTCGCTGAAAATAATCGACTGGTGCATTACCATATTTCGAATCCCTACCCGGAGATCACCTTGGCCACCTTATTTTCCCCCGTGATGTACGAGGGGTATGATCGGCCGGAACTTGTCTGGCAATCCTCGAGTGGGTCGGACGACTTTGAAGCGAAGTTCAGCCTGACCCCGCTGATATTCGGAACCATTAAGGGCACCTTCTATGCCGTGCTCTTGGCGGTGCCATTGGCGGTATTGGCCGCAATCTATACCGCCATGTTCATGCATCCCAATCTGCGGGCGAAGATCAAGCCCACGATAGAAATCATGGCCGCGCTGCCCACCGTCGTGCTTGGATTTCTGGCCGGCCTCTGGTTTGCGCCGGTCCTGGAGCGAAACTTTCCCGCCATGACGGGGATGGTCTTGATGATGCCCTTGGTCATCGCCCTTTCCAGCGGGCTCTTTCTCCTGCTCCCTGCCTCCCTCAAGCATCGTGTGCGGCCCGGCGCGGAGGCGCTGCTCATGGTGCCGATCATCATCGCCGTGGTCTGGGGGTGCCTTGAAACCAGCGCCTGGTGGGAGTCTTTCTTGTTCGATGGTCATTTTAAACCGTGGATCCAAACTCATCTCGGTTTGAATTATGACCAGCGCAACGCCATCGTGGTCGGAGTGGCCATGGGATTTGCCATCATTCCCATCATCTACAGCATTTCTGAAGAAGCGCTCTCCAATGTTCCAAAGAATCTGATCGCCGGGTCCTTGGCCCTCGGCGCCACGCGGTGGCAAACGCTCACCCATCTCGTCCTGATCTCGGCCAGCCCAGGCATCTTCTCGGCGTTGATGATCGGGTTCGGTCGGGCGGTCGGCGAGACCATGATCGTGTTGATGGCGACCGGCAATACGCCGATCATGGATTGGAGCCTCTTCAACGGGTTTCGAACCCTGTCTGCGAATATCGCCGTGGAGATCCCTGAAGCGCCGCACGGCGGGACCTTGTATCGCACGCTCTTTTTGGCGGGTTTGCTCCTCTTTATCGCGACCTTTCTGCTCAATACGGTAGCGGAACTGGTTCGACAGCGACTCAGGGAGAAATATAGCCAATTCTAG
- the pstA gene encoding phosphate ABC transporter permease PstA codes for MKQWVKHFMASGELFIWGCGAGLSISLLMIGGLLVLILLNGFGYFWPADLVELTLKDGKHVIGQLAGEEVSPKGIPRIRVKIGNRDLYGLDYRWINTDQIVERTTPADLVMVERREWGNFYGRLRTLVKEDQPVAEGSEAVWQSLPALLRQAESSEAARAYAYTLLVVDANGREKSIELGQVMRVLRPNDLSKAEKVWVYAGNVWMVLTTEPREANTEGGIFPAIFGTVLMVMIMSFVVTPFGVIGALYLREYARQGVIVRTVRIAVNNLAGVPSIVFGVFGLGFFVYGVGGTLDALWFSDRLPTPTFGTGGILWASLTLALLTVPVVIVATEEGLAAVPREYREGSIGLGATKWETIWKVVLPTALPGILTGLILAMARAAGEVAPLMLTGVVKLAPAMPIDWTWPFIHLDRKFMHLGFHIYDVGFQSPNVEAAKPMVYVTTLVLILVVVTLNLTGILLRNRMRRKYAGSAV; via the coding sequence ATGAAACAGTGGGTCAAGCATTTCATGGCAAGCGGTGAGCTCTTCATTTGGGGCTGCGGGGCCGGGCTTTCCATTTCGCTCCTCATGATCGGCGGGCTTCTGGTGCTCATTCTCCTCAATGGGTTCGGGTATTTTTGGCCGGCCGATCTCGTCGAATTGACGCTGAAGGACGGCAAACATGTGATCGGTCAGTTGGCCGGCGAGGAAGTCAGCCCAAAAGGGATCCCGCGGATCAGGGTGAAGATCGGCAACCGGGATCTGTATGGTCTGGACTATCGGTGGATCAACACCGATCAGATCGTCGAACGAACCACGCCCGCCGATCTTGTGATGGTGGAACGGCGTGAGTGGGGGAATTTCTATGGACGGCTCCGGACGCTGGTCAAGGAAGACCAGCCTGTGGCTGAAGGCTCGGAGGCCGTATGGCAGTCTCTACCGGCTCTGCTGCGGCAGGCTGAATCGAGTGAGGCAGCGCGCGCGTACGCGTATACGTTGCTCGTCGTCGATGCCAACGGCAGAGAAAAGTCCATTGAGCTCGGCCAAGTCATGCGAGTCTTGCGCCCCAACGACCTTTCGAAGGCGGAGAAAGTGTGGGTCTATGCCGGCAACGTCTGGATGGTGTTGACCACAGAGCCGCGAGAAGCCAATACGGAGGGAGGAATCTTCCCGGCCATTTTCGGCACGGTCCTGATGGTGATGATCATGAGCTTTGTCGTGACCCCCTTTGGTGTCATCGGCGCGCTGTACCTCAGGGAGTATGCCCGCCAGGGAGTCATCGTGCGAACCGTCCGCATTGCCGTCAACAATCTCGCCGGGGTTCCCTCGATCGTCTTCGGGGTGTTCGGGTTGGGGTTTTTCGTGTACGGCGTGGGGGGCACGCTGGATGCGCTGTGGTTTTCCGATCGGCTGCCGACTCCCACGTTCGGCACGGGTGGTATCCTCTGGGCTTCATTGACGCTGGCGCTCTTGACCGTTCCCGTCGTCATCGTCGCGACCGAAGAGGGATTGGCAGCCGTGCCGAGGGAGTATCGAGAAGGGTCGATCGGCTTGGGCGCGACCAAATGGGAAACCATCTGGAAAGTCGTGCTTCCCACGGCCCTCCCCGGCATCTTGACCGGACTGATCCTGGCGATGGCTCGCGCGGCCGGCGAGGTGGCGCCCTTGATGTTGACCGGCGTCGTCAAACTGGCGCCCGCCATGCCGATCGACTGGACCTGGCCGTTTATTCACTTGGACCGGAAGTTCATGCACTTGGGTTTTCATATTTATGACGTGGGGTTTCAATCGCCGAATGTGGAAGCTGCCAAGCCGATGGTCTATGTGACCACATTGGTGTTGATTCTTGTGGTGGTGACGCTTAACCTCACGGGCATCCTCTTGCGAAATCGAATGAGGAGGAAATATGCTGGGTCAGCAGTTTGA
- the pstB gene encoding phosphate ABC transporter ATP-binding protein PstB, with the protein MDPHDSNVPHRPSAQGKSKLRVQGFNFFYGPVQSLFKIDLDIFEHQVTAFIGPSGCGKSTLLRCMNRLNDLIEGARYEGNILLDDVDIFNPTIDITDLRKRVGMVFQKSNPFPKSIHENVAYGPRLQGLKNRAVLEEIVERSLRGAGLWEEVKDRLHKSALGLSGGQQQRLCIARALAVKPDVLLMDEPCSALDPIATGIIEELLFSLKKELTIVIVTHNMQQAARVSDRTAFMYLGQLVEYGLTKQLFTNPSKKQTEDYITGRFG; encoded by the coding sequence ATGGACCCTCATGATTCCAACGTGCCGCATCGGCCCAGCGCTCAGGGGAAGTCGAAGCTTCGCGTGCAGGGCTTCAATTTTTTCTACGGGCCGGTCCAATCCCTCTTCAAGATTGATTTGGATATTTTCGAACATCAAGTGACCGCCTTCATCGGACCGTCCGGTTGCGGGAAGTCCACCTTGCTCCGCTGCATGAATCGCTTGAATGATCTCATCGAGGGAGCCCGATATGAGGGGAACATCCTTCTTGACGACGTGGATATTTTCAATCCGACGATCGATATCACCGATCTTCGCAAACGCGTGGGCATGGTGTTTCAAAAATCCAACCCGTTCCCCAAATCGATCCATGAAAATGTGGCGTACGGGCCGCGGCTGCAAGGCCTGAAGAATCGGGCGGTGTTGGAAGAGATCGTCGAGCGAAGCCTCCGGGGAGCCGGCTTATGGGAGGAAGTGAAGGACCGGCTGCACAAGAGCGCGCTCGGCTTGTCCGGCGGTCAGCAGCAGCGTCTTTGCATTGCGCGAGCCCTCGCCGTCAAGCCGGACGTTCTTTTGATGGACGAACCCTGCTCAGCGCTGGATCCCATTGCCACCGGCATCATTGAAGAGTTACTGTTTTCGCTGAAGAAAGAGTTGACGATCGTCATCGTGACGCACAACATGCAGCAGGCCGCCCGGGTGTCGGATCGGACCGCGTTTATGTACCTTGGCCAACTGGTCGAGTATGGCCTCACGAAGCAGTTGTTCACGAACCCTTCGAAGAAGCAGACGGAAGATTACATCACAGGACGATTCGGGTGA
- the phoU gene encoding phosphate signaling complex protein PhoU, with translation MAQHRHFDEELAELKTKLARMAGLAEDQIDKALTALVTRDAALACAVIERDHKVNAMDVEIDEACIELLALHQPAARDLRLVTTAMKLSTELERISDLSESICERAIELNEEPQLKPYIDIPRMGSLARVMVKESIDAFVKEDAILARKVIGDDDFVDDLMEQLFRELLSFMMENPHTISRAIRLSFIAKSLERVADHATNIAELVVYLVEGKIIRHTAPSAPL, from the coding sequence ATGGCTCAACACCGACATTTCGACGAAGAACTTGCCGAACTCAAGACGAAGCTGGCGCGAATGGCCGGCCTCGCGGAAGACCAAATCGATAAGGCGTTGACCGCGTTGGTCACGCGAGACGCGGCTTTGGCCTGCGCAGTGATCGAACGGGATCACAAGGTCAATGCGATGGATGTCGAGATCGACGAAGCCTGCATCGAATTGCTGGCGCTCCACCAGCCGGCGGCGCGCGATCTTCGGTTGGTGACGACGGCCATGAAGCTGTCCACCGAGCTTGAACGTATCAGTGATCTGTCGGAAAGTATCTGTGAGCGCGCGATCGAACTGAACGAAGAGCCTCAACTCAAGCCCTACATCGATATCCCGCGGATGGGGAGCCTGGCGCGGGTCATGGTGAAGGAAAGCATCGACGCCTTCGTCAAGGAAGATGCCATTCTGGCCAGGAAAGTCATCGGGGATGACGACTTCGTGGATGACCTCATGGAACAGTTGTTTCGTGAGCTGCTCTCGTTCATGATGGAAAATCCGCACACGATTTCCCGTGCCATTCGATTGAGCTTTATCGCCAAGTCTCTTGAGCGAGTGGCCGATCATGCCACCAATATCGCCGAGTTGGTCGTCTATCTGGTGGAAGGCAAGATCATTCGGCATACGGCGCCGTCGGCTCCATTGTGA
- a CDS encoding DNA translocase FtsK yields the protein MGATTSAKRGEARRAPSSPSHIQREVIGVILIALSLLMLLSLLSFVPGEAEVLATGAPDADPPRNLIGSFGALLAGAFFFGIGGAAYLFPLLLGRLGFRCFSQVPVSLTLRTAAGSLAAVFFLSAFLHLETTGVPTLTSGMISRGMGGGVVGQAIAEGLRAVFAGTGAHILVITGFLVSLLLTAPLSLAEAVRRMPACWAALREGVSAVMPERSIEIEKESDHRRSRARSSKPAPVTRGEESAIDGIEEVELTPTSPGPIIQPFPVAIPTWDAQAAEPELVVPTTASENYQLPDPEILLSDPSGPMDRMSDEELKAQSEILSRALMSFGIEGIVTEVRPGPVVTMYEFEPGPGTKVARIVNLADDLALALKATSLRIVAPLPGKSVVGIEVPNRSRETVSLKEVVMSEAFRRARSRLTLALGKDIFGAPMTADLKTMPHLLVAGATGAGKSVSLNTMLLSILFSAKPSEVKLLLIDPKMLEFQSYEGIPHLLRPVITDPKSAARGLGWVVAEMERRYKLLAEAGVRNIEAYNRKVAGLHEVFAEKSASDVEQTEPPMKFLSDEERLSAGETSIAEGERGCMQPKPTPPEPLPFIVVMIDELADLMMVAPKDVEDKIARLAQMARASGIHLVLATQRPSVDVLTGLIKANFPARIAFQVSSKTDSRTILDANGAEALLGRGDMLYLASGTGRLARLHGSFVSDDDVRSVVEFVKEQALPIYNQELQSLKLEEAAEEEAKDEVYEQAKELVLSTGQASASLIQRRLRVGYPRAARMIEQMESEGIVGAAGRDGRREVLGRRGPVGAAEA from the coding sequence ATGGGTGCCACCACCTCGGCGAAGCGGGGAGAAGCCCGCCGCGCCCCATCTTCCCCTTCTCATATCCAGCGAGAAGTGATCGGCGTGATCTTGATCGCGCTGAGTCTGCTGATGCTCTTGAGCCTCCTGTCGTTTGTGCCCGGAGAGGCGGAGGTGCTGGCGACCGGTGCGCCGGATGCCGATCCACCACGCAATCTCATCGGTTCGTTCGGCGCGTTGTTGGCCGGTGCGTTCTTTTTCGGCATCGGTGGAGCGGCCTATCTCTTTCCCCTGCTGCTGGGGCGATTGGGATTTCGATGTTTCTCTCAGGTTCCGGTGAGTCTTACGCTGCGGACGGCCGCCGGCTCGTTAGCCGCCGTCTTCTTCCTGAGCGCATTTCTGCATCTTGAAACGACGGGGGTGCCGACCCTGACCAGCGGGATGATTTCCCGCGGGATGGGCGGTGGTGTCGTCGGCCAGGCGATCGCCGAGGGGCTCCGCGCTGTCTTTGCCGGAACCGGGGCCCATATTCTGGTCATCACAGGATTCCTGGTCTCCCTTCTGTTGACGGCCCCACTGTCCTTGGCGGAAGCCGTCCGTCGGATGCCGGCCTGTTGGGCCGCTCTCCGCGAAGGAGTGTCGGCGGTGATGCCTGAGCGATCAATTGAAATCGAGAAAGAGAGCGACCATCGACGATCACGAGCGAGGTCGTCGAAGCCGGCGCCTGTCACTCGAGGAGAGGAGTCAGCAATTGACGGAATCGAGGAGGTTGAACTGACCCCGACTTCTCCGGGTCCGATCATCCAGCCATTCCCTGTCGCAATTCCAACATGGGACGCGCAAGCGGCTGAGCCGGAACTGGTTGTTCCGACAACTGCATCCGAAAACTATCAGCTTCCTGACCCGGAGATTCTGTTAAGCGATCCCTCCGGGCCGATGGATCGGATGTCGGATGAGGAACTCAAGGCCCAGTCCGAGATCTTATCCCGCGCACTGATGAGTTTCGGCATCGAGGGCATTGTGACGGAAGTGAGGCCAGGCCCGGTCGTCACGATGTACGAGTTTGAGCCGGGTCCCGGCACGAAGGTCGCTCGCATTGTGAATCTGGCCGACGACCTGGCATTGGCGCTGAAGGCGACGAGTTTACGCATCGTTGCGCCGTTACCGGGAAAATCCGTGGTCGGCATTGAGGTGCCGAACCGGTCTCGGGAGACGGTGTCTCTGAAAGAAGTCGTCATGAGCGAGGCCTTTCGGCGGGCAAGATCCAGGCTGACATTGGCGTTGGGCAAGGATATCTTCGGTGCCCCGATGACGGCCGATTTGAAGACGATGCCGCACCTCTTGGTGGCCGGAGCAACGGGGGCCGGGAAGAGTGTCAGTCTGAACACGATGTTGCTCAGCATCCTCTTTTCCGCCAAGCCGAGTGAAGTGAAACTGTTGCTCATCGATCCGAAGATGCTTGAGTTCCAATCGTATGAGGGCATCCCGCACCTTTTGCGGCCGGTGATTACGGACCCCAAGTCAGCCGCAAGGGGCTTGGGATGGGTCGTCGCTGAAATGGAGCGGCGGTATAAGCTGCTGGCGGAAGCCGGTGTGCGGAACATTGAGGCGTACAATCGCAAGGTCGCCGGTTTGCACGAGGTGTTTGCTGAAAAGAGCGCATCGGACGTCGAGCAGACTGAGCCGCCGATGAAGTTTCTCTCGGACGAAGAGCGTCTCTCCGCCGGTGAAACGTCGATCGCCGAGGGGGAACGGGGTTGCATGCAGCCGAAACCGACGCCGCCGGAACCGCTGCCGTTTATCGTCGTCATGATCGACGAACTGGCGGATCTGATGATGGTCGCTCCGAAAGATGTCGAAGACAAGATCGCCCGACTTGCACAGATGGCCAGGGCTTCCGGCATTCATCTGGTACTGGCCACTCAGCGTCCATCCGTCGATGTGCTGACCGGCTTGATCAAAGCGAATTTTCCCGCGCGGATCGCGTTCCAAGTCTCATCGAAGACCGACTCGCGAACCATTCTCGATGCGAACGGCGCGGAGGCTCTCCTCGGCCGAGGCGATATGCTGTACCTGGCCTCCGGCACCGGTCGTCTTGCGCGTCTGCATGGGTCCTTTGTTTCGGACGACGATGTCCGCTCGGTGGTCGAGTTTGTGAAGGAACAGGCCCTGCCCATCTATAACCAGGAGCTGCAGTCGCTGAAGTTGGAGGAGGCGGCTGAGGAAGAGGCGAAAGACGAGGTGTACGAGCAAGCGAAAGAATTGGTGCTGTCGACCGGACAGGCGTCGGCCTCGTTGATTCAGCGCCGGCTGCGGGTCGGCTATCCTCGAGCCGCGCGCATGATCGAGCAGATGGAATCGGAAGGCATTGTGGGGGCGGCTGGTCGTGATGGGCGTCGGGAGGTGCTTGGACGGCGCGGCCCGGTCGGCGCGGCGGAAGCATGA
- a CDS encoding LolA family protein, which yields MMRWWLAVSVSVILVLPAWAADGPVDEKALQEVREVVKQLQARYEKMKDLQADFSQKTKIEGFERPVTSSGKVYIKKPGRLRWDYLDPATEQIYVNQEDVKVYVPEHKQVLVGKLTQMAASKAPLELLQGAAKLDESFEIEPTRGKDRGVGGMPLITLIPKAKEQESTQNLQKIVVEVFPKTYFIRTVSLHEVSGNVAVFEFSNLKPNQGLGNEVFDFKTPSDAEVVRAPVLNGP from the coding sequence ATGATGCGCTGGTGGCTTGCCGTTTCAGTGAGTGTCATATTGGTCTTGCCGGCTTGGGCGGCGGACGGACCGGTTGATGAAAAGGCCTTGCAGGAGGTTCGTGAAGTCGTCAAACAGCTGCAAGCGCGATACGAGAAGATGAAAGATCTCCAGGCCGACTTTTCTCAGAAAACAAAGATTGAAGGGTTTGAGCGGCCGGTGACATCATCCGGCAAGGTCTACATCAAAAAGCCGGGCCGCTTACGGTGGGACTACTTGGATCCGGCGACCGAGCAAATCTATGTGAACCAGGAGGATGTAAAGGTTTATGTTCCCGAACATAAGCAGGTCCTGGTCGGGAAGTTGACGCAGATGGCGGCCTCCAAGGCGCCGTTGGAACTGTTGCAGGGAGCGGCCAAATTGGATGAATCCTTTGAGATCGAGCCTACTAGGGGGAAAGATCGCGGAGTCGGCGGGATGCCGCTCATCACGCTGATTCCAAAAGCCAAGGAGCAGGAATCCACTCAGAATCTTCAGAAGATCGTCGTCGAGGTTTTCCCCAAAACCTACTTTATCCGTACGGTGTCCCTCCATGAGGTCAGCGGCAACGTCGCCGTCTTTGAATTTTCGAACTTGAAACCCAACCAGGGATTAGGTAATGAGGTGTTTGACTTTAAGACCCCGTCGGATGCGGAAGTCGTCAGGGCTCCGGTGCTGAACGGGCCGTAA